ATTGACCCATCAGGAACACACCACTATTGCCACGCCCCTGACCTTTACCTTCGATTTTTTCTGGGGTCGCCCATTCTATATGAAGTTGACAGTCACCAAATGATTGCTTGGTTTCAATATCTGTATTTGTGGTAATTGCATAACCATCCTTGATGATCCATTGATCGCCGTTTTTCCACTGATTCAGGTTTTTTCCATCGAACAAGACGATCGCGTCAGAGGGTGGTTTATTGGGACTTGTCGTCACAATAGCTGGCTCTTTCCAAACTAAACCGTTCTTATATTCTTCCACCAGATTTCCGTAAGTTTGATACGCCATCCCAAGGAAAACAGCAACAGCCAAAAAACGAAATACTCTGCGCATACCTGTCATATCTTGTTCCTTCTCTCTCTATTTTCTGTTCAGTTTTGAATTAAACTAAGAATTAGAATTTCAAGTGATCTACTTGTAAAGAGATCCACTTTGACATCGTATTGTCTAAGCTTTCAATAATCGAGACTGGCGCCTCCCTCGGCTTCGATTGCCTGGCCTGTGAGAAAGCTCGAATCCTCTGTCGCTAGAAACAGAGCCAGGCGGCCCATTTCTTCGATCGTTCCCATCCTTTTGAAAACCTGAAGATCGGCAACTCGCTTCAACGCATTTTCTGAATCAGGAAGTGTCGCAGCCCAATCACGCATTAGAGGAGTATCGATATTACTGGGAAGAATTGCATTCACTCTTACCCCGGCTTCGCCCAGTTCAATCGCCAATGATTTGGTAAAGCTGACTTGAGCACCTTTAGTTGAACAATAGGCGGTTGAATGGTGTTGTCCTAACAAGGCCGTCATCGACGACATATTGATGATAGTCCCTTTTGTTTTACGTAAATATGGCAAGGCATACTTAGCCCCAGCAAACGTACTGAGAAAGTTGACACGCATCAACTCTTCCATTTCCTCGATACTGGTCTCTTCAAGAGACATCGCTGGTGGATGGAACCCTGCATTATTAATAATACAATCCAGTCGGCCAAATTGTTCCACAACCATTTCGATGGCAGATAAAATTTGTTGATGCTCGCCGACATCACATTGAACGAAGATCGCCTTCCCAGGGCCTTTTTCATTCAATTCGCGTGCTAAATCTTGCCCCGCTCCGATACCTCGGGCCAGAATCGCGACCAGGCCACCCTCTTCACAAAACACGCGTGAGCAGCCTTCACCAATACCTTTACTGCCGCCAGTGACAATCACAACACGATCTTTGAATCTCATACTTCCCTCAATCGATATGTTTCGCAGGTTCAAATTGGGAGTTAACAGTAACCTGTTATTTTACTAATTCCAATTTGGCATTTACGGTAACAATTACGGAGAGGGAATTCCAATCAAACCTTGAACTGAATTCAGAGACGGGGATTAATTAAGTGAGTTTAATTTTGCCAGACTGAGGCGAAGTTCGAATAAATCATAGATTATTGGAGAGATCCCAAACGTAAAATCTCGGGAAGTTCAGCCAGATTTAGATTACCGCCGCTTAGTATTGCAACGACTTTCTTACCTTGAAATCGTTCTTTGTTTTTGAGAATCGCGGCTAAAGCTGCTGCTCCCGCCCCTTCTACCAGATTGTGTGTCTCTTTGAGTGTATGATAAGCGGCGATTCGCATTTCGTCTTCACTCACCAGCAGAAAGTCATCTACGACCGACTTCATGATTTCCTGAGTCAACTCAGCCGAAGATCGGGTGGCGACTCCTTCTGCCCAGGTTTGAGCGGTTTCAGTTGTTTGTAATGAACCGGCTAGAAAGGATAACTGATTTGCAGGTGCGTTCTCAGCTCCTACACCAATGACTTCCGTTTTTGGGTTCAAGTGTTTGGCTACGATCCCAGTACCACAAACACCACTGCCCATACCCACAGGAACTATAATGACATCAGGCGCGTTCAGTTTTTCAAAAATCTCTATCGCCTGAGTTCCTACCCCGGCAATCAGCTTCGGCTCATTCGCTGAATGCACGTAACGACGTTTTTCATCAACTAATACGCGTTCCAGATATTGTTTTGCTTCATCAAAGTCTTCGCCATGTTCAATGATGTCCGCTCCCAGTAATTTGATCGCACGGACTTTATCCGGGTTATTATTTTTCGGAACCACAATAGTACATTTAATTCCAAAGATACGAGCCGCGTATGCTAACGACTGACCATGATTGCCAGTCGAACATCCCATGATTCCTGCTTCACGCTCGGTATTAGAAAGAGTACTTACTAAATTAATCCCTCCTCTGATTTTAAACGCACCCACAGGCTGATGGTTTTCATGTTTTAAATAAAGTTGGGTCTCGGTTAACTGACTTAAGCCTGGCCACTCATAAAGTGGAGTAGGGGACAACACTTGGCGGACGCGGGGAACTGCTTCTTGAATATCCTGAAAAGTTGGTGGCTGCATCATAAACGCCTGCTTATATAAATTAAATTTTAGAAATCAACTCATTTTCAATGACACATTCCGATTTATGAAGTTCGTTAGAAAAATGCCAATTGTTAAGTTATGAAACGCTGAAATTCGGAACCAAACATGGGAACTCATTATTGCGTCATCCCAAATTGACTGGTATTATTAAATTATAGATTGGCAATGACCATACTCAAAAGTCAACTATTATGATTCTACCTGCCGGGCTTTGGGAGTCTGGCTACCGTAAGCTCGTTTGATTACGGATCGGTATCACCAAACCAGTTTTCCACGTGTTTGATGTACCTGGATTTCCAAGCTGTAATCGCTTACCACTCTCGGTGTATCTTCCACGTCTTTGGCTGAGGCGAATTACCATGCATCGGGTAATCATAAGGTTTTTCTGGATCGGACTGACTGTATTTTTTTTGCTTCCCGTTCAAGTTTACTCTGAAGCGAAAGACATCAGCTTCAACCGTGACATTCGGCCCATACTTTCGCGAAACTGCTTTCATTGTCATGGACCTGATGCTACGCATCGAGAAGCAGACTTACGTCTGGATATTGAAAGTGGCATCAAAGCGAAATCGGGAACTGCTTTTATCATTGAGTCTGGCCAACCCGAGAAAAGTTTGCTCTTCGAACGCATCTCCAGTAATGATCCTGATCTTGTTATGCCTCCCGCTGATTCAGGAAAGTCGTTGAAGCCAGCCGAAATTCAATTGCTCAAACGATGGATCGAAGAAGGTGCCCCCTGGTCGAAGCACTGGGCCTATGTTAATCCACAACCCATTGCGACTCCAAAAGTAAAAAATCAGAAATGGCCCGTGAATTGGATCGACCATTTTATTCTGTCTCGATTAGAAAAACAGAACCTGAAACCAGCGGCTGAAGCAGATAAGATTACTCTGATCCGCCGTCTCAGCTTTGATCTGACTGGGCTGCCTCCCACTCCACAAGAAGTCAAAGAGTTTGTAAATGACCGTAGTGCTAAGGCCTATGAAAAACTGGTCGATCGACTACTGGCATCACCACATTACGGCGAGCGGATGGCCATATATTGGTTAGACCTAGTTCGCTTTGCAGACACAGTGGGATATCACGGCGATCAAGACCATCACATTTCGCCTTACCGTGATTATGTCATCAACGCGTTTAATGACAATATGCCCTTCGATCAATTTACGCGAGAGCAATTAGCGGGGGACTTATTGCCGAATCCAACACTGCAGCAAAAAATTGCTACCGGATATAATCGCGTGCTGCAAACCTCACATGAAGGGGGTGTACAACCCAAGGAATACCTGGCTATCTATGCAGCCGACCGCATCCGAAATTTTTCAGGCGTCTGGATGGGAGCAACCATGGGGTGTTGCCAATGTCACGATCATAAGTACGATCCTTACACCATCAAAGATTTTTACTCACAAGTCGCTTTTTTTGCTGACATTGATGAAGCACAACATTTCACAAAAGCGACAAATGCTCTTCCAACAGCAAGAGAACCAGAACTTTTCCTCTATTCTGAGGAAGAACAAAAACAAATTTCTGAACTCGAACCGAAAATAAAAACGCTGAAAAAAACTTTGAAATCAACAAAGCAGGCAAAAGAACAGGCGCAGCTCAAGCAAAGATTAGACGCATTACAAAAAATGCGAACGGCTATTGATAAAAAAGCATTGAAAACCATGATTACAGTTTCGATTAAGCCAAGGGACATTCGAATTCTCCCGCGCGGTAATTGGCTGGACGATTCGGGGCCTGTTGTTCAGCCAGCCATTCCCGAGTTTCTAGGTGCCCTGGGTAATGGAGACAAACGTCTGACTCGCCTAGATCTCGCTAACTGGTTATCAGACAAGGATGGTTATGGTTTATTAATGGCACGCGTGTTTGCGAATCGCTTTTGGTATCTCTTCTTTGGGAATGGTATTGCACCCGTTCTCGATGATTTTGGGGGGCAGGGAGGACCACCGCATTCTCCGCAACTCCTTGATCAATTGGCACTGAAATTTTTCAATGACAACTGGAACGTCAAACAAATGGTCAAGTTTATTGTGATGAGTAAAGCGTATCGCCAATCTTCACTTGAGTCACCAGAGCAACGAAAACTTGATCCATACAATCAATTGGTTAATCGTCAGGCACGTTTCCGGCTGCCTGCAGAAATGGTGCGAGATAATGCTTTAGCTGTCAGCGGCCTGTTGATTACCAAAATTGGTGGCCCAAGTGTGAAACCGTACCAGCCTGCCGGCTATTATCGTCACTTAAATTTTCCGAAACGAAAATATGTATCACATTCTGATGAACGGCAATGGCGTCGTGGGTTATATGTGCACTGGCAACGACAGTTCCTCCACCCTATGTTAAAGGCCTTTGATGCCCCAAGCCGTGAAGAATGTACGGCTCAGCGTCCCCGATCGAATACCCCTATTGCAGCAATCACGCTTCTGAACGACCCGACTTTCATCGAAGCCGCACGAAAATTCGCAGAAGAGGTTCTACAAAACGGAGGAACATCCGACACAGAAAAAGTCAAATATGCGTTCTCGAAAGCGACATCTCGTTCCCCGGAAGAAATAGAATCTAAAGCTCTTTTGGCGCTGTTGAATTTAAATCGCAAGGCATATCTATCAAAACCTGAAGATGCGGTATCACTGACACAATCTGGTTTAGCAAAAACAAAACAAGGTCTTGATAACGTTGAGTTGGCATCATGGACGGAGGTCACTCGTGCGTTATTAAATCTGAATGAAGTGGTCACGAGGAATTAATGTGATGATTAATTGGAATCAAATTCAAACTGGCTTGAATCGTCGAACGTTTCTTACCAATTCGGGAGTAGGACTGGGAGCGGCCGCACTGGGCTCTTTGTTAACGAACGAAAAAAGTGCTGTTGCGCAATCAGTAGCAAAACCATCTATAGTGAGAGGGTTACCGGGCTTACCACATTTTGCTCCCAAAGCAAAACGAGTCATATTTCTCTGCATGGCAGGTGGGCCTACTCATCTTGAAACGTTTGACTATAAACCAAAATTGGCTGAGATGGATGGAAAACCATTCCCTGAAAGTTACACCAAAGGTCAACCGATTGCGCAATTGCAGGGCAAAGCCCTCAAATGCCAGGGGCCATTGACTAAGTTCCATAAGTACGGTCAGAACGGGCAGGAAATCAGCGATTTTCTGCCTTGGACTGCAAAAATCGCTGACGACATCTGCATCATCCGTTCGATGGTCACCGAGCAGATCAATCATGATCCCGCACATACTTTTATGAATACAGGCACCGCCATCAGTGGGCGACCTTCAATGGGATCGTGGATCACATATGGATTAGGTAGCGAAACGGAAGAGCTGCCTGGTTTTGTCGTACTCACCAGTGTAGGAGGGCGAAACCCTCAACCAATCGCGTCACGGCAATGGGGCACGGGGTTTCTTCCCAGCCGTTATCAGGGAGTTCAATTCAATTCAACCGGTGATCCGGTGAATTATTTAAACAACCCTGCAGGTGTGAATGCACGGCAACAAAAAGAACTGATTGAAACAGTTCAAAAGCTGGACCGATTCCGAAATCAGCGTGTCGCTAATCCGGAAATAGAAACACGTATAGCCGCCTATGAAATGGCATTCAAAATGCAAACCTCTGTTCCCGAACTCATGGACCTTTCAGGAGAATCGAAACAGACATTGGAAATGTATGGTGCCGAACCAGGCTCTGGAAGCTATGCCACTAATTGCCTGCTGGCGAGACGTCTGGCAGAACGAGGATCCCGATTTATTCATCTTTACCATCGCGGTTGGGACCATCACGGTGATCTAGTGAAATACATGAATACCTGCTGCGGTCTAACTGATAAGCCAACCTGGGCATTAATCAATGATCTTAAGCAACGAGGAATGCTAGAGGAAACACTGGTGATTTGGGGAGGGGAATTTGGCAGAACTCCCATGTTCCAGGGAAAAGGAGGTGCAGGCCGCGATCACCACATTAAAGGTTTTTCCATGTGGATGGCCGGAGGAGGGATAAAAGGTGGAATTACTTATGGTGCAACCGATGAACTTGGGTATAATTCCGTAGAAAACATTGTCAACGTTCGTGATCTACATGCAACTATGCTACACCTGCTCGGAATTAATCATCAACAATTCAGTGTGGAATTTCAAGGATTGGATACCAAACTCACAGGTGTTGAAGAGGCACATGTCATTAAAAATATTCTGACGTAGTAGCATGGCACTATACAGTCCCTGAAGTGGATGCCCCGATGGTCTTGATCATCGGGGCGTCTTCATTTTGAGTGAGCCACCAAAGTCAAATCGATGCTATACCTTTAGATTCTCTGTACCCTGATTCAGATTGCTTTGATAACGCTGCCTGATTGGTTCGATGATTTCGGCAATGAACGCATCCACTTGTTCCGGTGCACGCCCGATATATTTTCGAGCGTCGAGCGCACTTTTCAGATCACAATCTTTGAAAGCAGGATCTTTTTGCAGGCGTTCGATCAAATCGTTTTGTCCGCCATTCACTTTCACTTCTGCACCAGCAGCCTGGCTATGAACCCGAATGAGTTCATGCAATTCCTGACGATCACCGCCAGCCGCAACGCCAGCCATTAGAAATTCTTCGGTCGCCATGAATGGGAGCTCTTCATTGAGATGTTTCTCAATCACTTTAGGATAAACAACCATCCCATCGACAATATTCCGATACAAAATTAATACAGCATCGATGGCCAGAAACGACTGAGGAAGAGACAGTCGCCGATTGGCACTGTCATCCAAAGTTCGTTCCATCCATTGAGTCGCAGCCGTATCTTCTGCGTTCGCGGTCAAGCTGATTGCAAACCGTGCCAGCGAACACATGCGTTCGGACCGCATCGGATTTCGCTTATAGGCCATTGCCGAGGAACCGATTTGTTTTTTCTCAAATGGCTCTTCCAGTTCTTTCCGGTTCTGCAAAATTCGAATGTCATTACCTGCTTTATGTGCTGACTGACCAATGCCACTCAACGTAGATAAAACTTGAGCATCCACTTTGCGCGAATAGGTTTGACCGGTCACTGCATAGCGATCACGGAAACCCATTTTTTCCGTCACGCGTCGATCCAGCTCATCCACTTTTGCATGATCGCCTTCAAAAAGTTGAAGGAATGTCGCCTGCGTTCCCGTAGTTCCTTTGACTCCTCGAAATCGGAGTTTTTCCAGACGATGTTCGATTTCTTCCAGGTCGAGGATCAGATCATAACACCAGAGTGTGGCCCGTTTGCCGATCGTCGTCGGTTGAGCCGGTTGTAAATGAGTGAACCCCAGACAGGGCAAATCACGATTCTCTTTAGCAAAACTAGCCAGATGATCAATCACCGAAATAAGCCTGGCTCGCACACACTCAAGACTTTCGCGAATCATAACCAGCTCGCTGTTATCAGTTACAAAACAACTGGTGGCACCGAGATGAATGATGGCCATCGAATCAGGACAACGGTCACCGTAAGTATGCACATGAGCCATCACATCGTGTCGCAGTTCTTTTTCGTACTTAGCGGCCAGCTTGAAATCAATATCGTCGACGGCTTCTTTTAACGATTGAACCTGTTCCGCTGAAACCCCGAGCCCCATTTCATGCTGTGACTCGGCAAGTGCGACCCATAATCTGCGCCAGGTGGAATGTTTTTTTTGAGCCGACCAAATCTGACTCATTTCCTGGGACGCATACCGAGTAATCAACGGATTCTCATAAATTAAATGACTCAATTTCTTCTCTTTCTTCAACACGGAGGAGTTTCCTCAAACTCCGTTATGGTAAATCAAAAATCCCTCTTATATATGAGGCATAATTAGTTATTCACAGGCACGACTCGAACATTCTCGGCAACATGCACACCCATTGAAATGACTTGACCATTCCATTCCGAGACAACAATTCCAGCTTCCACATTTTTTTCCGTGACGCTGCCTTGAGAACCAATGGTTAAGCCTGATCGGGATAGAAACCGCAAAAATTCTGTTTCTTGATCAGTCACCTGAACGATTTTGATCGGGATTCCGATTTGGCAATCAGATAAATTCGTCAGGTTGGGATAAGCACGCCGCATCTGCCCATCAATGGATGGAATCGGATCACCGTGTGGATCGGTCTCGGGAAATTCAAGATACTCATCAATACGATCTACAAGAAAATCACTGACGGCATGCTCCATATTCTCTGCTTCAGAATGAACCTGATCCCAGGAAAGTTTAAGTGTCTGAGCAAGGAACAGTTCGATTAACCGATGTCGTCTAAGCACACGGATCGCCATCTGTTTGCCGCTCTCCGTTAAACAGGCTCCCTCATAAGGACGATACTCAACGTGATCAGAATGCTTCAAGGTTTTAAGCATACTAGTCACCGTTCCGGGGGCCACATCCATATATTTGGCTAACTCACCGGTACTGATCCATTCTGAGTTCGATTGGAGGCTGATCTGTAAAATTGCCTTCAAATAATTCTCAACGGTTAAACTAGTGACATTCACAAAATCATCCTGCCTCATCAAACTATAAACCCTTTTATAATAGGGGCTTATTTGATTATGAAATGCATAATTACGATTTAAAAACGCACATGCGCTTCATTTATGTCTTTATCCTATCAACATCACAAATCACTTGGAATAAATATCCCCGCTCTATTCTGATGATAATTTCAAGCCTTTTATAGATAAATACTTACCACTTTTTCGTGGGCTCTCTCTGAATCATAGGTTTTCCCTGAATTCCGATACTTTGGGTGATGCTTGAACTCAGATTATGCCGATTTTACTGATTATACGGACTCCCCTAGATGCCCTTCTACCTTTGTCAAATTGCCATAAGGAAGGCTAGATGTTCTGCTGGCGCATATTTTGTTTTATGTTTTCGATCATGATCCTCTGTTCTGGATCATTGAGTGTCATTAATGCGCAAACTGAATTCCATGAAATCGACGGACAACCACAGAAGCAGACCGCGGTGATTGGACTACTAGGTGAATTTGCACATTGTGCTGCATATGAAGTTGCTGACCAAGACCTGCAATTGAACAAAGTGATCTCCAGAACAGGCGGATTGACCGCAAAGTCGTCGGGTATCGTTCGTATTATTCGCGGTGGACGCATCAGCCAAAATCTCTTTTACTCAGCAGATCAAGAGTTTCCACTGATGAATGGTGATGTGCTGCTTGCTATGAAATCATCTGCCAGAGTGATTGATGAAGTCTCAAACCAACAGTGGAACTACAATCAAAGAAATCAACAACAAGGATCACCAGAACTGATTCAAGTTGCCATAATCAACTTATTAAACCGTCCGATCGTATTTGGCCTGCAACCAGAAATAGCTGATCTGGCTAGTATCTTGCGCTGTTTGAATCAACCGATAGAAAAGTACCCACAAATCGCGCGAACCATTAAAGTGATTCCACCTCATCGGGGCAGGCACAAAGCTGCTTTCACAACAAATAAGCTGACAACCAAACTGGATACAGGCACGGTACTCGTTTTGAATGCCAAACAGAGCCTGGATCTCTCGTTGGTACCCAAATCCCTACCAGCCCCTATACAGTTACACGCAGAAGAATTTAATGTTCTCGCATCTCCCGCAAAGATGAATGCCCCTGTATCATTGCCTTTGGAGACATCACGTTTTCAACAAGTGCCCCCCGTGAAGAAAGACATTCAGGAAACGTTTCAAGGAGTAGCTCATCCAGAAAATATCCCGGGGGCTACAGAAGAACCCCGTCTTGAATTAGAAGATAAGCAGCTTCAACTCAATGGTCCTCTACTACAACAAACAACTGCGAATCTGGACTTTGATACCAAACCGAAAAAAACGCACGTTGAAAACAGGGGCCAAGAGCCAAAAGATCAATCAAAACAACAGGACAAAGAACTCACTGCCACCCCTACTGTTCCTGAAATGCATTTAAAGGCGGCACCCGCTCCTCCTGCCGAAGCAATCCAGGTTCTATCGGAGAATGATTTAATGAAACTTGAAGAGGCAGAATCGAAGGCTGGCTCTTCGTTCTGGTCTCATTGGAGCATATATCTCTTACTGACATTTGTTGGTGTTATCAGCTGGAGATTCTACCATAAAAAAACCAAAGCAAAACGTGATGCAGTAAAAGATGGTCAGCAACAAACAACAATGTCGCCTGAGTCAGAAGTAACTCTCGTTGCAAACTGGGAATCACTACCTCCATTACCGGAAAAATCTCTTCTGGAACAAATCCTGGAAAATAACCTCCCCATCATTGAAGAAACGCCTCAGATTCCGACCGACAACTTTATTTATGGACGTCACCAAACCAGATCCGCACGTATTGATCAACGAGAAACACTCAAAGGTCCTCATT
The Gimesia aquarii DNA segment above includes these coding regions:
- a CDS encoding metal-dependent transcriptional regulator, producing the protein MNVTSLTVENYLKAILQISLQSNSEWISTGELAKYMDVAPGTVTSMLKTLKHSDHVEYRPYEGACLTESGKQMAIRVLRRHRLIELFLAQTLKLSWDQVHSEAENMEHAVSDFLVDRIDEYLEFPETDPHGDPIPSIDGQMRRAYPNLTNLSDCQIGIPIKIVQVTDQETEFLRFLSRSGLTIGSQGSVTEKNVEAGIVVSEWNGQVISMGVHVAENVRVVPVNN
- a CDS encoding PSD1 and planctomycete cytochrome C domain-containing protein; this encodes MHRVIIRFFWIGLTVFFLLPVQVYSEAKDISFNRDIRPILSRNCFHCHGPDATHREADLRLDIESGIKAKSGTAFIIESGQPEKSLLFERISSNDPDLVMPPADSGKSLKPAEIQLLKRWIEEGAPWSKHWAYVNPQPIATPKVKNQKWPVNWIDHFILSRLEKQNLKPAAEADKITLIRRLSFDLTGLPPTPQEVKEFVNDRSAKAYEKLVDRLLASPHYGERMAIYWLDLVRFADTVGYHGDQDHHISPYRDYVINAFNDNMPFDQFTREQLAGDLLPNPTLQQKIATGYNRVLQTSHEGGVQPKEYLAIYAADRIRNFSGVWMGATMGCCQCHDHKYDPYTIKDFYSQVAFFADIDEAQHFTKATNALPTAREPELFLYSEEEQKQISELEPKIKTLKKTLKSTKQAKEQAQLKQRLDALQKMRTAIDKKALKTMITVSIKPRDIRILPRGNWLDDSGPVVQPAIPEFLGALGNGDKRLTRLDLANWLSDKDGYGLLMARVFANRFWYLFFGNGIAPVLDDFGGQGGPPHSPQLLDQLALKFFNDNWNVKQMVKFIVMSKAYRQSSLESPEQRKLDPYNQLVNRQARFRLPAEMVRDNALAVSGLLITKIGGPSVKPYQPAGYYRHLNFPKRKYVSHSDERQWRRGLYVHWQRQFLHPMLKAFDAPSREECTAQRPRSNTPIAAITLLNDPTFIEAARKFAEEVLQNGGTSDTEKVKYAFSKATSRSPEEIESKALLALLNLNRKAYLSKPEDAVSLTQSGLAKTKQGLDNVELASWTEVTRALLNLNEVVTRN
- a CDS encoding SDR family oxidoreductase, coding for MRFKDRVVIVTGGSKGIGEGCSRVFCEEGGLVAILARGIGAGQDLARELNEKGPGKAIFVQCDVGEHQQILSAIEMVVEQFGRLDCIINNAGFHPPAMSLEETSIEEMEELMRVNFLSTFAGAKYALPYLRKTKGTIINMSSMTALLGQHHSTAYCSTKGAQVSFTKSLAIELGEAGVRVNAILPSNIDTPLMRDWAATLPDSENALKRVADLQVFKRMGTIEEMGRLALFLATEDSSFLTGQAIEAEGGASLDY
- a CDS encoding DUF1501 domain-containing protein is translated as MINWNQIQTGLNRRTFLTNSGVGLGAAALGSLLTNEKSAVAQSVAKPSIVRGLPGLPHFAPKAKRVIFLCMAGGPTHLETFDYKPKLAEMDGKPFPESYTKGQPIAQLQGKALKCQGPLTKFHKYGQNGQEISDFLPWTAKIADDICIIRSMVTEQINHDPAHTFMNTGTAISGRPSMGSWITYGLGSETEELPGFVVLTSVGGRNPQPIASRQWGTGFLPSRYQGVQFNSTGDPVNYLNNPAGVNARQQKELIETVQKLDRFRNQRVANPEIETRIAAYEMAFKMQTSVPELMDLSGESKQTLEMYGAEPGSGSYATNCLLARRLAERGSRFIHLYHRGWDHHGDLVKYMNTCCGLTDKPTWALINDLKQRGMLEETLVIWGGEFGRTPMFQGKGGAGRDHHIKGFSMWMAGGGIKGGITYGATDELGYNSVENIVNVRDLHATMLHLLGINHQQFSVEFQGLDTKLTGVEEAHVIKNILT
- the purB gene encoding adenylosuccinate lyase codes for the protein MLKKEKKLSHLIYENPLITRYASQEMSQIWSAQKKHSTWRRLWVALAESQHEMGLGVSAEQVQSLKEAVDDIDFKLAAKYEKELRHDVMAHVHTYGDRCPDSMAIIHLGATSCFVTDNSELVMIRESLECVRARLISVIDHLASFAKENRDLPCLGFTHLQPAQPTTIGKRATLWCYDLILDLEEIEHRLEKLRFRGVKGTTGTQATFLQLFEGDHAKVDELDRRVTEKMGFRDRYAVTGQTYSRKVDAQVLSTLSGIGQSAHKAGNDIRILQNRKELEEPFEKKQIGSSAMAYKRNPMRSERMCSLARFAISLTANAEDTAATQWMERTLDDSANRRLSLPQSFLAIDAVLILYRNIVDGMVVYPKVIEKHLNEELPFMATEEFLMAGVAAGGDRQELHELIRVHSQAAGAEVKVNGGQNDLIERLQKDPAFKDCDLKSALDARKYIGRAPEQVDAFIAEIIEPIRQRYQSNLNQGTENLKV
- a CDS encoding threonine/serine dehydratase, translating into MMQPPTFQDIQEAVPRVRQVLSPTPLYEWPGLSQLTETQLYLKHENHQPVGAFKIRGGINLVSTLSNTEREAGIMGCSTGNHGQSLAYAARIFGIKCTIVVPKNNNPDKVRAIKLLGADIIEHGEDFDEAKQYLERVLVDEKRRYVHSANEPKLIAGVGTQAIEIFEKLNAPDVIIVPVGMGSGVCGTGIVAKHLNPKTEVIGVGAENAPANQLSFLAGSLQTTETAQTWAEGVATRSSAELTQEIMKSVVDDFLLVSEDEMRIAAYHTLKETHNLVEGAGAAALAAILKNKERFQGKKVVAILSGGNLNLAELPEILRLGSLQ